One genomic region from Cardiocondyla obscurior isolate alpha-2009 linkage group LG01, Cobs3.1, whole genome shotgun sequence encodes:
- the Mettl2 gene encoding tRNA N(3)-cytidine methyltransferase METTL2 isoform X2, producing MSPEQLSKYEIDANKYWDKFYGIHKNGFFKNRHWLLTEFPELAPNTIKQDVFRPMRAALPDQDKSHGDKHIKILKLPCEDNCRILEIGCGVGNTVIPILTYNTDPNLFVYCCDFSEKAINLLQQDPAYNVDRCKAFVLDVSQETWTTPFEPESLDIVVLIFVLSAIHPDKMQHVVKQIYRYLKPGGIVLFRDYGRYDLTQLRYKKGNCLGENFYVRGDGTRVYFFSREDIRTLFTGNGFTEEQNFMDRRLQINRSRQLRMNRVWVQAKYQKPY from the exons ATGTCACCTGAGCAACTTTCGAAATATGAGATTGATGCTAATAAATATTGGGATAAATTTTATGGAATACATAAAAATGG GTTTTTTAAAAACAGACATTGGTTACTGACAGAATTCCCAGAATTAGCTCCCAATACTATAAAACAGGATGTGTTCAGACCTATGAGAGCTGCTTTGCCAGACCAAGATAAAAGCCATGGAGATAAGCacataaaaattcttaaattacCATGTGAAGACAATTGTAGAATATTGGAAATAGGATGTGGTGTAGGAAACACTGTAATTCCTATACTTACGTATAATACAGACCCAAACTTGTTTGTATATTGTTGTGATTTTTCAGAAAAAGCTATCAACTTGTTGCAACAAGATCCTGCTTATAATGTAGATAG GTGTAAAGCATTTGTCCTAGATGTAAGTCAGGAAACATGGACGACTCCTTTCGAACCTGAAAGTTTAGATATCGTTGttcttatatttgtattatccGCTATTCATCCCGATAA AATGCAACATGTTGTGAAGcaaatatatagatatttgAAACCAGGTGGGATAGTTCTATTTCGTGATTATGGCAGATACGATTTAACAcaattaagatataaaaaaggTAACTGCCTTggagaaaatttttatgttcGTGGAGACGGTACCAGAGTATACTTTTTTTCACGAG AGGACATTAGAACATTGTTTACCGGTAACGGTTTCACTGAAGAACAAAACTTCATGGACAGAAGGCTGCAAATTAACAGAAGTAGACAATTAAGAATGAATAGAGTATGGGTGCAGGCAAAATATCAAAAGCcgtattag